GGCAGTGACCGGTCAGCAGGCTCGTAATTTCGCCTATGGCATCAGACTTCTGCCGACGCCCAAGCGTCGTGCGATGTCGGCGCTCTACGCGTTCTCACGGCGTGTCGACGACATCGGCGACGGCGCGCTGGCAACGGATGTGAAGGCGGCGCGGCTCGAGGACACCCGGGCTCTGCTCGCCCGGATCCGCGAGGGCCGGGTCGACGAGGACGACACCGACCCGGTCGCGGTCGCCCTCAGCCACACCGCCGCGTATTTCCCGGTGCCGCTGGGCGGCCTCGACGAACTCATCGACGGCGTCCTGATGGACGTACGCGGTGAGACGTACGAGACCTGGGACGACCTGAAGGTGTACTGCCGGTGCGTGGCCGGGGCGATCGGGCGGCTCTCGCTCGGCGTGTTCGGTACGGAACCGGGGGCGCGCGGCGCCGAGCGCGCGCCGGAGTATGCGGACACGCTCGGGCTCGCGCTCCAGCTCACCAACATCCTTAGGGACGTACGGGAGGACGCCGCGGGCGGGCGTACCTATCTGCCCGCCGACGACCTCGCGAAGTTCGGCTGCTCGGCCGGATTCAACGGCCCGACCCCGCCCGAGGGCTCCGACTTCGCGGGCCTCGTCCACTTCGAAGTGCGACGGGCCCGCACCCTTTTCGCCGAGGGCTACCGGCTGCTGCCCATGCTCGACCGGCGCAGCGGCGCCTGTGTCGCGGCCATGGCCGGCATCTACCGGCGGCTTCTCGACCGCATCGAGCGCGAGCCGGAGGCCGTGCTGCGCGGCCGCGTCTCGCTGCCGGGGCGCGAGAAGGCGTACGTCGCCGTGCGCGGCCTCTCCGGTCTGGACGCCCGGCATGTCTCCCGGCGTACCGTCAGGAGGCGTACCTGATGGACAATATGGGCCAAGGTGATTCCACCGGCGAAAAGCGGCACGCAACCCTCCGGCGCCGGGTGGCGTCCCTGACTGCGATGGCCTGCCGTGCACCGTTCAATCACCGCGGCACGGCCGCTGGGGAGGGTGCACGATGAGCGAGGACACGCAGCCCACGGGGGCTTCGGGCCGCCCGGAAGGGGCTGGCGCCGCCGTAGTGGTCGGCGGCGGCCTGGCCGGAATCACCGCCGCGCTCGCACTGGCCGACGCCGGGGTGCGTGTCACCCTGCTCGAAGGCCGGCCGCGGCTCGGCGGGCTCGCCTTCTCCTTCCAGCGCGGCGAACTCACCGTGGACAACGGACAGCATGTGTATCTGCGCTGCTGCACCGCCTACCGGTGGTTCCTCGACCGCATCGAGGGGGCCTCGCTCGCGCCCCTGCAGGATCGTCTCGACGTGCCCGTTCTCGACGCCGAGGCGAAACCCGGGCGGCGGCTCGGCAGAATCGGCCGCAGCGCGCTGCCCGTACCACTGCATCTCGCGCGCAGCCTGGCGACCTATCAGCATCTGTCTCTCGCAGAGCGCGCCAAGGTCGGCCGCGCCGCACTGGCGCTCAAAGCGCTCGATCTCGACGATCCCGCCCTCGACGACCAGAACTTCGGCCAATGGCTCGCCGAGCACGGTCAGTCGGAGCGTGCCGTCGAGGCACTGTGGGACCTGGTGGGGGTCGCCACCCTCAACGCGGTGGCCGGCGACTCCTCGCTCGGGCTCGCCGCGATGGTGTTCAAGACCGGTCTGCTGTCCGACCCGGGTGCGGCCGACATCGGCTGGGCACGTGTCCCGCTGGGCGAACTGCACGACACCCTGGCCCGCAAGGCGCTCGACTCCGCGGGCGTGCGTACCGAAGTCCGTACACGCGTCACCTCCATCTCCCTTAACGAGAACGGGCGTTGGAGCGTTCAGGTTCCCGGCGAGACGCTCGACGCCGACACCGTCGTCCTCGCCGTACCCCAGCGCGAGGCCCACGATCTGCTGCCCGCGGGAGCGCTCGACGCCCCCGAACGGCTGCTGGAGATCGGCACCGCGCCGATCCTCAACGTCCACGTCGTCTACGACCGGAAGGTGCTCGCGCGACCGTTCTTCGCCGCCCTCGGCTCCCCGGTGCAGTGGGTCTTCGACCGTACCGACGCGTCCGGACTGCGGCAGGGGCAGTACCTCGCCCTGTCGCAGTCGGCCGCCCAGGACGAGATCGACGAACCCGTCGCCGTGCTGCGCGAGCGCTATCTGCCGGAGCTGGAGCGGCTGCTGCCCCCCGCGCGCGGCGCGGAGGTGACGGACTTCTTCGTGACCAGGGAGCGCACCGCGACGTTCGCCCCCACCCCAGGCGTCGGGCGGCTGCGACCCGGCGCTCGCACCAGAGCCCCCGGCCTCTATCTGGCCGGCGCGTGGACCGCCACCGGGTGGCCCGCGACCATGGAGAGTGCGGTCCGCAGCGGCGCCGGTGCGGCGCGAGCCGCCCTGGGCGCCCTGGGCCGGCCCCGCGACCACCTCCTCGCGTTCGAGGAGGCGGCCTGATGCTCGACGAGCGCGCGGCAGACCCCCGCACCCCCGGTACCGCAACAAGAGGAGAGACTGTGCCCACTGTGCCCCCGGCCGACAAGGCTGCCGACGCGGTGGACGTGACCGCGCTCCTGGAGCGCGGCCGGACCCTGGCCACACCGGTGCTGAAGGCGGCCGTCGACCGCCTGGCGTCGCCCATGGACACCGTCGCCGCCTACCACTTCGGCTGGATCGACGCCCAGGGCAATCCCGCGGACGGCGACGGCGGCAAAGCCGTACGCCCGGCGCTGGCCGTGCTGTCCGCGCAGGCCGCCGGTGCCGCCCCCGAGGTGGGCGTGCCCGGCGCGGTAGCGGTCGAGCTCGTGCACAACTTCTCCCTGCTCCACGACGACCTGATGGACGGCGACGAACAGCGCCGCCACCGCGACACCGTCTGGAAGGTGCACGGCCCCGCCCAGGCGATCCTTGTCGGCGACGCCCTGTTCGCGCTGGCCAACGAGATCCTCCTCGAACTCGGCACCGTCGAGGCCGGCCGCGCCACCCGCCGGCTGACCAGCGCCACCCGCGCCCTCATCGACGGCCAGGCCCAGGACATCTCCTACGAGCACCGCGACCGCGTCAGCGTCGAGGAGTGCCTGGAGATGGAGGGCAACAAGACGGGCGCCCTGCTCGCCTGCGCCTGCTCCATCGGCGCGGTCCTCGGCGGCGCGGACGACCGCACCGCGGACACGCTGGAGAAGTACGGCTACCACCTCGGCCTGGCCTTCCAGGCCGTCGACGACCTCCTCGGCATCTGGGGCGACCCGGAGGCCACCGGCAAGCAGACCTGGAGCGATCTGCGCCAACGCAAGAAGTCCCTGCCGGTCGTGGCGGCCCTCGCCGCGGGCGGGCCCGCCTCCGAGCGGCTCGGCGAACTGCTCGCCGAGGACGCCAAGGCCAGCGACTTCGAGAACTTCTCCGAGGAGGAGTTCGCCGTGCGCGCCGCGCTCATCGAGGAGGCGGGCGGCCGCGAGTGGACCGCCCAGGAGGCACGCCGCCAGCACACCATCGCCATCGAAGCCCTGGACGCCGTGGAGATGCCCGACCAGGTGCGGGCCCAGCTCGTGGCGCTCGCCGACTTCGTCGTCGTACGGAAGAGATGATCACTATCGGTCGAATAAACCTCGCGTAGTCGCCGGCCGGTGCCTCCCCCAAGCTCTCAACTCCGTTCGAGCAGGGTGGGACCCCCATGAGACAGACGCACCGGCCGACGGCGGACCCAGCAGAGTCGTACCACTGCACGAAGGGGAAGCCATGACAGCGACGACCGACGGAAGCACCGGGGCACTGCCGCCCCGCGCTGCCGCGGCCAGCGAAATCCACCCAGAGACGACTCCCGTGGCGGCCGGGGCAGTCGAGACCCGAGACGTCGCCACGCACGCCATACAGCGCGCCACCGATTTCCTGCTCTCACGGCAGGACGCGGAGGGCTGGTGGAAGGGCGACCTCGAGACGAACGTCACGATGGACGCCGAGGACCTGCTCCTCCGTCAGTTCCTGGGAATCCGCGACGAGACGACCACACGCGCCGCCGGGCTGTTCATCCGCGGCGAGCAGCGCGAGGACGGCACCTGGGCCACCTTCTACGGCGGCCCCGGAGAACTGTCCGCCACCATCGAGGCGTACGTCGCCCTGCGGCTGGCCGGGGACGCCCCGGACGAGCCGCACATGGCGAGGGCGGCCGCCTGGATCCGCGAGCGGGGCGGCATCGCCTCGGCCCGCGTCTTCACCCGGATCTGGCTCGCCCTGTTCGGCTGGTGGAAGTGGGACGACCTGCCCGAACTCCCGCCGGAGCTCATCTACTTCCCGAAGTGGATGCCGCTCAACATCTACGACTTCGGCTGCTGGGCGCGGCAGACGATCGTGCCGCTGACCATCGTCTCGGCGAAGCGCCCGGTGCGGCCCGCGCCGTTCCCGCTCGACGAGCTGCACACCGACGCGGGCGACCCCAACCCGGTCAAACCGCTCGCCCCCGCTGCGAGTTGGGACGGGGTCTTCCAGCGCCTCGACAAGGCCCTGCACCAGTACCGCAAGGTCGTTCCGCGCAGGCTGCGCCGGGCCGCGATGAACACGGCGGCGCGCTGGATCATCGAACGGCAGGAGAACGACGGCTGTTGGGGCGGCATCCAGCCACCCGCGGTGTACTCGGTCATCGCGCTCCACCTGCTCGGCTACGACCTCCGACACCCCGTGATGCGTGAGGGGTTGGCGTCGCTGGACCGGTTCGCCGTCTGGCGCGAGGACGGCGCCCGGATGATCGAGGCCTGTCAGTCACCGGTCTGGGACACCTGCCTCGCCACCATCGCGCTCGCCGACGCGGGCCTGCCCGCCGACCATCCACAGCTGGTGAAGGCCGCGGACTGGATGCTCGGTGAGGAGATCGTGCGGCCCGGGGACTGGGCGGTGAAGCGGCCCCACCTTCCGCCCGGGGGTTGGGCCTTCGAGTTCCACAACGACAACTACCCCGACATCGACGACACCGCCGAGGTCGCCCTCGCGCTGCGCCGCGTCCGCCACCACGACCCGGAGCGCGTCGAGCACGCCATCGGGCGCGGCGTGCGCTGGAACCTCGGTATGCAGTCCAAGGACGGCGGCTGGGGCGCCTTCGACGTCGACAACACCAGCGCCTTCCCCAACCGGCTCCCGTTCTGCGACTTCGGGGAGGTCATCGACCCGCCGTCCGCCGACGTCACCGCCCATGTGGTGGAGATGCTCGCGGTCGAGGGGCTCTCGCACGACCCGCGCACCCGCCGGGGCATCGAGTGGCTGCTCGCCCACCAGGAGCCGGACGGCTCGTGGTTCGGGCGCTGGGGCGTCAACTACGTCTACGGAACGGGGTCGGTGCTCCCGGCGCTCGTGGCCGCCGGACTGCCCGCCTCGCATCCGGCGATCCGCCGGGCCGTCGCCTGGCTGGAGACCGTCCAGAACGACGACGGCGGCTGGGGCGAGGACCTGCGCTCCTACCACGAGGTCGCCGAGTGGAGCGGACGCGGCGCCTCGACCGCCTCCCAGACCGGCTGGGCGCTGCTCGCCCTGCTGGCCGCGGGGGAGCGGAGCTCCAAGGCGGTGGAACGCGGGATCGCCTGGCTCGCGGAGACCCAGCTGGCGGACGGCTCCTGGGACGAGCCGTACTTCACCGGCACCGGGTTCCCGTGGGACTTCTCGATCAACTACCACCTCTACCGGCAGGTCTTCCCGCTCACCGCGCTCGGCCGCTATGTCCACGGCGAACCGAGCTTCGTCCACGGCGAGTCGTTCGCCGAGGTCAAGGGGGGTTGATGAGCACAAAGCCCGATCCGGCCCCGCTGCTGATCGCCTGCGCGCTCGGCATCGAGCACCTCGCCCTGCGCAGCGGCGACCGTACCGGGGCCGACGGGCCCGTCACCGTGCTGCGCACCGGCATGGGGCCCAAGGCCGCCGAACGCTCGGTCACCCGGATCCTGGCCGACCCGGCGCTGAGCGAGGCCGCCGTCCTGGCCACGGGCTTCTGCGCGGGGCTCGCCCCGGGCATGCACCCCGGTGACCTGGTGGTCGCCGAGGAGACCCGGGACCCACGCGGCAGCACCCCGTGCGTGGGCACCGAACTACTCGTCAAGGAACTCGTGCGCACCGTGCCCGGGCGCACCGTCCACACCGGGCCACTCACCGGCTCCGATCACGTCGTCCGAGGTCACGAGCGGTCGGAGCTGCTCGCGACCGGCGCGATCGCGGTCGACATGGAATCCGCGGCAACGCTCCACAGCGCCGTGCGTGCGGGCGTACGCCCGGTTGCGGCCGTACGGGTGGTCGTGGACGCTCCAGAACATGAACTCGTCCGAATCGGCACAGTACGCGGTGGAATATCAGCTTTCCGTGTTCTTCGTGCCGTCCTTCCCGCTTTCTTTGAATGGCACCGTTCTTTGTTGCTCCCCCGGAGGTGAGCCAGATGGCCATGCCGCTTCGGCAGTCCATGAAGGTCGCTGCGTACCTGTTTGAACAGAAGCTCAGGAAGCGGGACAAGTTCGCGCTGCTGGTCGAGTTGGAACCCCTCTTCGCCTGCAACCTCAAATGCGAGGGCTGCGGCAAGATCCAGCACCCGGCGGGGGTGCTCAAGCAGCGCATGCCCGTTGCCCAAGCCGTGGGAGCGGTCCTCGAATCCGGCGCGCCGATGGTCTCCATCGCCGGGGGCGAGCCGCTGATGCACCCGCAGATCGACGAGATCGTGCGGCAGCTGGTGGCCAAGAAGAAATTCGTCTTCCTGTGCACGAACGCGCTGTTGATGCGCAAGAAGATGGACAAGTTCAAGCCCTCGCCGTATTTCGCCTGGGCCGTGCACATCGACGGGCTGCGCGAGCGGCACGACGAGTCGGTGGCCAAGGAGGGCACCTTCGACGAGGCGGTCGCGGCCATCAAGGAGGCCAAGCGGCGCGGCTTCCGGGTCACCACCAACTCGACCTTCTTCAACACCGACACCCCGCAGACCGTCATCGAGGTCCTCAACTTCCTCAACGACGACCTGAAGGTGGACGAGATGATGCTCTCGCCCGCCTACGCCTACGAGAAGGCGCCCGACCAGGAGCACTTCCTGGGCGTCCAGCAGACCCGGGAGCTGTTCAAGAAGGCCTTCGCTGGCGGCAACCGGCGCCGCTGGCGGCTCAACCAGAGCCCGCTCTTCCTGGACTTCCTGGAAGGCAAGGTCGACTTCCCGTGCACCGCGTGGGCGATCCCCAGCTACTCGCTCTTCGGCTGGCAGCGGCCCTGCTACCTGATGAGCGACGGGTACGTGCAGACGTACAAGCAGCTCCTGGAGGAAACCGACTGGGACTCCTACGGGCGCGGCAAGGACGAGCGGTGCGCGAACTGCATGGCGCACTGCGGCTACGAGCCGACCGCCGTCCTCGCCACGATGGGCTCCCTCAAGGAGTCGCTGCGCGCCGCCCGCGAGACCTTCACGGAAAGCCGCGGGTGACGACATGACCGCCGTTTCCTTGGGCCTCCCCGAGGTGCCGGTCCGGCCGATCGCCGAACGCCGTGTGTCGCGGCGGATCCAGGTCGGAGCGGTGGCGGTCGGGGGCGGAGCACCCGTTTCGGTGCAGTCGATGACGACGACGCGTACGTCGGACATCGGTGCCACCCTGCAGCAGATCGCGGAACTCACCGCGTCCGGCTGCCAGA
This portion of the Streptomyces mirabilis genome encodes:
- the hpnD gene encoding presqualene diphosphate synthase HpnD, with translation MIRTVESEQHVSAPVLAAYSYCEAVTGQQARNFAYGIRLLPTPKRRAMSALYAFSRRVDDIGDGALATDVKAARLEDTRALLARIREGRVDEDDTDPVAVALSHTAAYFPVPLGGLDELIDGVLMDVRGETYETWDDLKVYCRCVAGAIGRLSLGVFGTEPGARGAERAPEYADTLGLALQLTNILRDVREDAAGGRTYLPADDLAKFGCSAGFNGPTPPEGSDFAGLVHFEVRRARTLFAEGYRLLPMLDRRSGACVAAMAGIYRRLLDRIEREPEAVLRGRVSLPGREKAYVAVRGLSGLDARHVSRRTVRRRT
- a CDS encoding DUF6380 family protein gives rise to the protein MGQGDSTGEKRHATLRRRVASLTAMACRAPFNHRGTAAGEGAR
- the hpnE gene encoding hydroxysqualene dehydroxylase HpnE, coding for MSEDTQPTGASGRPEGAGAAVVVGGGLAGITAALALADAGVRVTLLEGRPRLGGLAFSFQRGELTVDNGQHVYLRCCTAYRWFLDRIEGASLAPLQDRLDVPVLDAEAKPGRRLGRIGRSALPVPLHLARSLATYQHLSLAERAKVGRAALALKALDLDDPALDDQNFGQWLAEHGQSERAVEALWDLVGVATLNAVAGDSSLGLAAMVFKTGLLSDPGAADIGWARVPLGELHDTLARKALDSAGVRTEVRTRVTSISLNENGRWSVQVPGETLDADTVVLAVPQREAHDLLPAGALDAPERLLEIGTAPILNVHVVYDRKVLARPFFAALGSPVQWVFDRTDASGLRQGQYLALSQSAAQDEIDEPVAVLRERYLPELERLLPPARGAEVTDFFVTRERTATFAPTPGVGRLRPGARTRAPGLYLAGAWTATGWPATMESAVRSGAGAARAALGALGRPRDHLLAFEEAA
- a CDS encoding polyprenyl synthetase family protein produces the protein MLDERAADPRTPGTATRGETVPTVPPADKAADAVDVTALLERGRTLATPVLKAAVDRLASPMDTVAAYHFGWIDAQGNPADGDGGKAVRPALAVLSAQAAGAAPEVGVPGAVAVELVHNFSLLHDDLMDGDEQRRHRDTVWKVHGPAQAILVGDALFALANEILLELGTVEAGRATRRLTSATRALIDGQAQDISYEHRDRVSVEECLEMEGNKTGALLACACSIGAVLGGADDRTADTLEKYGYHLGLAFQAVDDLLGIWGDPEATGKQTWSDLRQRKKSLPVVAALAAGGPASERLGELLAEDAKASDFENFSEEEFAVRAALIEEAGGREWTAQEARRQHTIAIEALDAVEMPDQVRAQLVALADFVVVRKR
- the shc gene encoding squalene--hopene cyclase; its protein translation is MTATTDGSTGALPPRAAAASEIHPETTPVAAGAVETRDVATHAIQRATDFLLSRQDAEGWWKGDLETNVTMDAEDLLLRQFLGIRDETTTRAAGLFIRGEQREDGTWATFYGGPGELSATIEAYVALRLAGDAPDEPHMARAAAWIRERGGIASARVFTRIWLALFGWWKWDDLPELPPELIYFPKWMPLNIYDFGCWARQTIVPLTIVSAKRPVRPAPFPLDELHTDAGDPNPVKPLAPAASWDGVFQRLDKALHQYRKVVPRRLRRAAMNTAARWIIERQENDGCWGGIQPPAVYSVIALHLLGYDLRHPVMREGLASLDRFAVWREDGARMIEACQSPVWDTCLATIALADAGLPADHPQLVKAADWMLGEEIVRPGDWAVKRPHLPPGGWAFEFHNDNYPDIDDTAEVALALRRVRHHDPERVEHAIGRGVRWNLGMQSKDGGWGAFDVDNTSAFPNRLPFCDFGEVIDPPSADVTAHVVEMLAVEGLSHDPRTRRGIEWLLAHQEPDGSWFGRWGVNYVYGTGSVLPALVAAGLPASHPAIRRAVAWLETVQNDDGGWGEDLRSYHEVAEWSGRGASTASQTGWALLALLAAGERSSKAVERGIAWLAETQLADGSWDEPYFTGTGFPWDFSINYHLYRQVFPLTALGRYVHGEPSFVHGESFAEVKGG
- a CDS encoding 1-hydroxy-2-methyl-2-butenyl 4-diphosphate reductase, coding for MSTKPDPAPLLIACALGIEHLALRSGDRTGADGPVTVLRTGMGPKAAERSVTRILADPALSEAAVLATGFCAGLAPGMHPGDLVVAEETRDPRGSTPCVGTELLVKELVRTVPGRTVHTGPLTGSDHVVRGHERSELLATGAIAVDMESAATLHSAVRAGVRPVAAVRVVVDAPEHELVRIGTVRGGISAFRVLRAVLPAFFEWHRSLLLPRR
- the hpnH gene encoding adenosyl-hopene transferase HpnH; the protein is MAMPLRQSMKVAAYLFEQKLRKRDKFALLVELEPLFACNLKCEGCGKIQHPAGVLKQRMPVAQAVGAVLESGAPMVSIAGGEPLMHPQIDEIVRQLVAKKKFVFLCTNALLMRKKMDKFKPSPYFAWAVHIDGLRERHDESVAKEGTFDEAVAAIKEAKRRGFRVTTNSTFFNTDTPQTVIEVLNFLNDDLKVDEMMLSPAYAYEKAPDQEHFLGVQQTRELFKKAFAGGNRRRWRLNQSPLFLDFLEGKVDFPCTAWAIPSYSLFGWQRPCYLMSDGYVQTYKQLLEETDWDSYGRGKDERCANCMAHCGYEPTAVLATMGSLKESLRAARETFTESRG